ACAAGATTGGCCCCAACAAGGTTCAGCTCCTTATCGGAGAGGGCGGAAGTGCTACTGTATACAAAGCATGGCATGAGGGTCTGGAGGTTGTCCGGGCAGTTAAAGTGCTGAAAAACTACAATGACAAAGAGGCCAAGGAACGGTTTCTCACCGAGGCCAAGATAATGTCCGATATCCATCACCCAAATATCGTGGAAATTCACAATATCGGCTATGTAAATCAACTGATTCCTTTTCTGGAAATGGAATTTGTCGATGGAGTATCTGTAAAAAACCTGATTATCCAGAATACCCGTCTTCCCCTGGCAGTGGCACTCTCTGTGACCTACTTCGTATGTCAGGCTCTACATTACGCACACATAAAAGACTACACTATTTATGGTAAAATCTACCGTGGCCTGATCCATCGCGACATAAAACCCGATAACATAGTAGTATCCAGGGATGGCATCGTAAAGCTGATGGATTTCGGTATCGCAAGGCCCAGTGAGGTCAGTCTGCACACTGTAGGCGCTAAGATTATGGGAACGATGGTATACCTTAGTCCAGAACAACTTAACGGAAAAACACTGGACCACAGGAGCGATATTTTTTCACTGGGAACGGTTCTCTATGATATGATTACCGGCTCACGGGCTTTCCCACAGAAAACCCTCTCGGAACTGGTTCAAAAAAAGACAAAGGGACAGTACAGACCCATTGATACCTATGGACTTCCTATCCCCAAAGAACTTGTCAATACGATAAATAAAAGTCTGGCTCTCGAACCGCAGGATCGCTTCGCAAACGCGGCAGATTTTGGGCACGAACTCTTCGCCATATTAAGGATGATCTCTGACAGGGCACCGGCAGATATCGTCTCCCGTTATATGAATGATCCAGCAAGCATTGCCCACTGGATTCCCAAAAGGAAAAAACTTAGTATCAATATGATTCTTGGAGTAGCCGCCGGAGTGGTTCTTGCTGCAACAATACTGGCTATTATGCTGCTTTAGGATCTATTGAGACCTGGCATATTGAAGAGAATTGCCAATATCATGGAAAAAATACTTTTCCGGGTTAACTGCCGATTCCTTATACCAGATCTCATAATGAACATGAGGCCCTGTACTCAACCCTGACATCCCGACTGTCCCTATCACATCTCCTCTTTTAACCCTCTTGCCCTTTATTACACTTACCTTTCCAAGGTGGGCGTACACTGTCTGATACTCCCCATGATCGATATAGACCCTCCTTCCCCACACAGGATGATTCTCAACCCGGCTGATTGTTCCTGATGCAGTAGAGATGACGTCAGTCCCCTCCTCCGCCACAAAATCTGTTCCGTAATGCCACTTCTCGGTATCCGAAAACGGATCTTTGGAGCTTCCAAACCGCCTTGATATTATGGGAGATCCCGCAACAGGGTAGATCACAGGAACATGATTGAAAAAGTTTTCTTTATTGCTTGCAAACGAAATAAACTTTTCAAGTTTTGATTCCTGGATTTCTGCATAACGCAGGAGTTCATCGGCCTGCATCCTGCTGAAATCGATCTTACGATCTTCCACATGCTCGAACTGATCAGATGTTGTGCCTGCTTTCAACACAGTCTGACGCTTATCCTCAAGCCTGGCCACCTGCTCTTTTAAATTATTAAGCAGTTTAAGGGATGACAGAACCCTTTGAAGTAAAGCTCTGTTCTGATCGGTAAGGTTTTTTTGCTGATTCTGTTCAACAATGTTAAGAGTAAAACTGTTAAAAGGAATAAAATATCCCGCAAATCCGATTGTAACCAGAACCATGAAGGCGACCGCCACAGAGAGACGGATTTTAATAGCCTTTGCCGGAGTCCCCCGTGGCGGAACAATAAGAATCGTCTTTTCCTTCTTCATCTGCTAAACGCCGCTGATATCACTTCCCTCTTCTTCATGTTCCTTTTTTGCGTTCTCAGTCACTTCCCTCATCTTCCGGTCCAGTTCCTTGAGTTCCTCCCTGAGAGCGTTCACATTTTCAACCGATTTCCTGACAGTAAGGTCCTGGGCTATGTCACTCCCCTTTCCCTCCTCGATCAGGTCAAATGCACGTTCCCCAAGATCCATGAAATTACGCTCGATTTTCCTCTTGGCCGCCATCTCTTCCACTTTCAGCTTGCCAAGCTTTGTGTACTCCTCGATCTTCTCCATCGATAGAGAAGCACCGTCCTTCAATCCCTTTTTAATTTTTTCCCACATATTATCCATAATTCCTCCTCGGGTTTAAATGATGAAGTTTTATCCCGTAATCTGTTTCAAAACACCGGCATTATTATAAAATGGTTTCAGAGAGAAATAAAAGGTGATTTTTTTTGATTCAGAATTTTTTCCGGAAAAACTCTTTATTCAGATCACTTATAAATTGTGTCAATAACCTGCTTGTTCAATTCGTAAGATGTTCAGTTATGCATCAACATATCTCCGCTAAAACCGCTGTGTACAGGCTGGCAGACAACTATTTTAATCATGATGACCGATTCTCAATCAATCTCCTGTTTTCTCCTGAACTACTCCTTCCGTGATTTCAGAGGACACTTTGAAATAATACTGTATGCTGTATCAGAAAGCGGTTCTCCGGTAAGAATAGTTATTGATCATTACCGTCCCCTCCTTTTCATCCCAGCATTTTCCGATTATCCTGTAAAGATTCCGGTGGAAAGAAAAAAACTTCCGATGAAAGCAATGGATGGTACAGCAGTGGACTGTCTCTACTTCCAGAGCCAGTCTTCATTTCTTGATTGTATAAAAGATCTGAAAAGCAGAGGCAACATTATTTACGAATCAGATATCCATCCTGTTGACCGGTACCTGATGGAAAGATTCGTAAATGGCGGATTTGAAGCACGGGGAATACTCTCTCAAAAAGGCAACACTTTGACTATGCATAATCCTGTGATCCGCGGCACAGAGGTGAAACCGGTACTCAAAGTGATGTCAATCGATATAGAAACCGATGTCTCCTCAGACAGGATATACAGTATCGCCAGCTTCGGATGCGGCGGGGAGGCAGTTTTTATAGAGGGAGATGGACAGAACCGGAATCCGATCTGGTTCTGTAAAGATGAAAAAGAACTGCTTGCATCATTCTTTAGACATTTGCAAAAAAATGATCCTGATGTAATCATTGGGTGGAACGTAATTGATTTTGATCTGAGGATCATTCAGCAGAGATGCAGGGTCCTCTCACTCCCTTTTGATATGGGACGCGATCCGGGTGCAAGAATAGTCGAAAATCAGAGTGGGGCAAAATGGACTGCAAGGCTGCCTGGAAGAGTAGTCATGGATGTACCGGTGATGTTAAGGGCTTTTTTCCACAAATTCGAGGAGTATTCACTCGATTTTGTGGCATCGGAGATGCTCGGAGAAACAAAGGATATCACCTTGACAGGTCGTGAGAAAATAGCGGAAATCAACCGTCAGTTTCAGACTGAGAAAGAAGCACTTGCCAGATACAACCTGAAAGACGCCAGACTGACAAAAGAGATTTTCGACAAAGCAGGATTGCTTCCCGGTACAATCGAGCGCTCAAAGCTAAGCGGACATCTTCTGGACCGTACCGGAGGAAGTATCGCCGCTTTCGATTACCTCTACCTCCCACGCCTTCATCGCAAGGGCTTCGTCGCGGGTGACTCAGCAGATATTTTCTCCTCCCCAGACCCTCTTCCCGGCGGTTTTGTACTGGAACCGGTACCAGGAATCTATGAAAACGTCCTTGTACTCGATTTCAGGAGCCTCTACCCATCTATTATTTCCACATTCAAAATTGATCCTCTGGGGTATCTGGAGAAATCCTCAGACAGGGTAAATACCCCTGCCGGGACCTCTTTCTCTGCCACTAATTACATACTGCCTGAAATAATTGAAAACCTTCTTGACGCACGCAGTGCTGCCAAAAAAGACAATAATCCCTATCTGTCTCAGGCTATAAAGATCCTCATGAACAGCTTTTATGGCGTGCTGGGAGCCAAAGGATGCAGGTTTTTTTCGCCGGAACTCGCATCTACTATCACTAAAACAGGCCAGTACATCTTTAAAACCACCGTCAGCCATATCTCCTCATCTACTCCCTGCAAGGTCATCTATGGAGATACAGATTCTCTTTTCGTTCTCCTGGGTCCTGGATTCGAAAAAGAAGCCGACCAGATCGGCAGCTCTCTCTCGACAGAGATTACCTCGTGGCTCTCAGAACACCTCAAGGAGACCTTCAATGTCAACTCCAGACTCAAACTCGAGTATGAGAACCATTTCCGGTATTTCCTGATGCCTGCTATCAGGGGGACAAACCAGGGAAGCAAGAAGCATTATTGCGGAAGTATAACCGAAGGCTCGGGGTTCAGGCTTGTTTTCAAAGGCATGGAATCTGCCCGCTCCGACTGGACAGAACTGGCAAAGGAGTTCCAGCATGAACTTGTATCAAGGGTTTTCTCAGGTAAAGAACTGGACCAGTACGTTAACGAGATCGTTTTAAAAGTTAAAAGCGGAGCGGTTGACAACAAGCTTATTTACAAAAAGAGACTGAGAAAACAGGTGGAAGAATACATGGTTAATATCCCGCCTCATGTTCAGGCAGCGAAACTTCTGGAGTCCCCTCCCCATCTGGTAAAGTACTGTATCACAATCGATGGGCCACAACCACTTCAGAAACTCACCTCTCCTCTTGACTACAACCACTATATAGACTGCCAGCTAAAACCGGTCGCAGATTCGATTCTGGAACTCACAGGCACAAACTTCGACAAAATCACTTCCGGCCAGCAGGATCTGTTTGAGTATATTTGATCGTTCCTTAATCGGTATCGGCATCGGCATTGACATCGAATCTTTTCACTCTTTCGCATAAACGCTGTAAAAGTCAAGTCTTTTTTGTAAAGTAACACTCTCTCGTAGTAAAACGCTTGTAGTCCCACTTTGGGGGATCAGGGGGGCCTCTCAAACTTCTCTCCTCAACCAACCCTTCCCTGGACAAACCTCACCTTCAGCCCCCCATTTACAAATCTTATCTCCTTTTTCCTCTCAAGTCCCGCAATCTTCTCAAACTCCGCATCCGCCACGACCAACCCGTAGTTCCAGCCCGAAAAATGGCTCCTCAGATGCACCCCGAACATCCTGTAAAACTCCCTGATCTCCACCCCTGCTCCCACACGCTTGCCGTATGGAAGATTAGAAATGATCAGTCCCTTCTTTTCTGATTCCGGTTTGAAGCTGAGGCAATCTTGTCTGCTGAGCTTTACCGCCCCCTCCAGCACAAGATTCTTCAAATTCTCCTCTGATGCCCTGATTGCTTCGGAACTGATATCGGATGCAAACAACTGCAATTTGTGGTTTTTCCTCTCCTCCTGCCGTGCTTCCCTCTTCAGCCTCTCCCATTTACTCTCGCTAAAACAGGGCCAGGTCGAAAACGCAAAATCACGGCAGATTCCAGGCGCCCTGTTATAAGCCATAAGGGCCGCCTCCATCATAAATGTAGCAGACCCGCACAATGGGTCCACCAGCAGAGGATATTTTTCCCACTGTGATTCTATCAGTAAAGCCGCTGCAGTTGTTTCACGTATCGGAGCATGTCCCACCTCTCTCCTGTACCCCCTCTTGTACAACAGTTCCCCGCTGGTATCGATACTGATGGTGCAGATATCATCTGAGAGTCTTAGGAAAAATCTCAAGGGCGATTCTCTGCTCTTTTTCACCTCCAGACCAAGTTTGCCCATCTCCTCTTTTATTGCATCGTAAACCGCATCTGAGATATTCTCCGAATGATGAAGGCGGGAATTGTGAGAAGAGACGGAGAAAGAAACCTCATTGTTGAATCCGACATACAATTCCCAGGAGATACGCTTTGCCTTATTGTAAAGCTCCGGGTATGATCGGGAGGTGAATGAGCCGATTCTCATCAGCACTCTGTTAGCTGTCCTGAGCCGCAGGTTTGCCGAATATACAAGATCAAGCCCGCCGGAAAACTCCACTCCACCGCTGATCCTGTTCTTAACATCAGCATTTATCCCTGTCAACTCTTTTGCAGTTATATACTCAAATCCCGGTGTTGTTACAGCGAGGTAATCCTGCGGTGCTTTAAACAGATGACGCTTGAGCCTGCGCTCAAGCCCCCTGGGGGTAAGAACTGGTTTGCTTTCTTCCAATTGCGGGAATCCGGCGGAACTCATTGTGTCTCAAGCTCTGTATCCGAACTGTCTGTCTGCGCAGACAGTTCATATACAAATAAGAACAGGAAAAATCTTTTCTCTTATAAAAACAATAAAATCTATTAATCCTGGCAATCAGGGCTCTTAGCCCGTGATATTCTGTAATGCAGCCAGTATTTTCTCTATTTGCGCTTTTGACTCTGATACTTTTGCCCACATTTCCTTAACAAAGGAATCATAGCAGGCAGGTTCATGCGCACAGGCGTAATCATCGATGATACGGCTTCCACGCTGATCATCCCTGAACTTTGACCTCTCGGTATCACTGGCAATCTTGTCCTTCATCTCGATCAGGCGCTCAAGATTCTCCTTTACTGTTCTTTCCGGATACCCTCCGGAAATGAGAATCCCGCGTGCATGTTCCCATCTTGAGTTACCGGACAATGGGGCAATTTCTCTTAAAGATCCAGTGTCACCCCGTGCAACACAATCAGATGCTACCTCCAGCAGAGAAAGAAGGCAATAATACTCTATGTAGAAATTGTAACTCTCGATCGCCTTGAGCCTGTTCTCCTCTGTGAGAAAGTTTTTGCCCAGTCCTTTTATCTCTTTTCCGGTATAGAGTTCCCGTGTTTCGGAAATATTTACCAGTGCATCACGTGCAAGCACCATCAGATCCACGATATCAGGGCGGAATACTTCATAAGTAAACACATTCCTGCGGGCCTTGTTACGCTTGAGATACTTGCTCTGATTACGCATCACGGTATAGATATTGTTGTAAAGCACCCAGCCCGGTAAAATCTCATTATGTAAAGGAGGGAGATTCGGTGGATGAAATGAAGGTGTGTTTATTAAAGAGAATGGGAATTCAACACGCTGTGGAAGTGTATTGACAGAAGTAGCGATAAGGGAGTAAGGCGCACGTGTCAGGTCACAGGGGAACTTGATATTTACTCCAAGCCCGAAAAACAGCCCCTCGCCGCACCAGATCTCCTGATCCGGTGACTTTGAAGTATGATTTGAACCCACATTTGCCCCATAAGCCACATTTCCCTTGCCCTCCGGCCATATTGCTGCTATAAGCAGGGCCTGATGATGGAATCCGACAAATGGCCCCAGAAGGCATGATGTCACCTCGCCCTCAGCTATTCCGGTGTTTGGCCCTACTATGCTCGAAGTCACCTTGCCATGACGCTCTACATGGGAATGCTCAGTAAGCACTGAATTGTCTACAATTCCCATAGATGTTACCTCGCTGCCCCACTGAAGAATCGAGTTGCGAACAAAAGCCCCGTGACTTATCTGCACCGGCTCTTCCGGACTGCTCAAGATCGTGCTGTTCTGAACCAGTGTCGCCCCGTCAATTACACACGATCTCCCGATAAAACAATCCTCCACTCTCGATGTATTGCGAATAACCGCATTCTGCTCAACAACACCAAAGGGAACACTGCACTCATCTGTATAAGCCTTTACAAAGTCATCGTAGAGAGCAAGCTGAAAGGAATCTTCTCTGTTAAGAGCCACTGATGATGCGGTCTGAATTGTCAGTTCCGCAAACCCCTTCACTTCCCGGCCGCCGGTTTCTATCCCGACCGATATAGGCCTTCCGTTGCCAAAAGTACTTGCACCCGAACAAAGCAGGCTCCCGGTCTCATAAACAGCAGCACCATCCATGATTACACAGTTCGATACAAGACCGGCTCTGAACAGCAGGCAATCGTTTCCTATCTCAGAATTGCAGATTATACTTTTGTAAATCCCGGATGGAAATGGTACACCCTCATAAGCCATTACTTCCTTTCCTGTGAAAACGCCAAGCACACAGGCACCCCTGAACAGATTGTCATAGATATGCTCAG
Above is a genomic segment from Fibrobacter sp. containing:
- a CDS encoding DUF4954 family protein; amino-acid sequence: MKNRIMDTIVSDWQNSEHIRTLQSLKSRKGSRLFGDKVRSLAPEEIRVLVSQGNRASDWNEIRVSDGFIPEHIYDNLFRGACVLGVFTGKEVMAYEGVPFPSGIYKSIICNSEIGNDCLLFRAGLVSNCVIMDGAAVYETGSLLCSGASTFGNGRPISVGIETGGREVKGFAELTIQTASSVALNREDSFQLALYDDFVKAYTDECSVPFGVVEQNAVIRNTSRVEDCFIGRSCVIDGATLVQNSTILSSPEEPVQISHGAFVRNSILQWGSEVTSMGIVDNSVLTEHSHVERHGKVTSSIVGPNTGIAEGEVTSCLLGPFVGFHHQALLIAAIWPEGKGNVAYGANVGSNHTSKSPDQEIWCGEGLFFGLGVNIKFPCDLTRAPYSLIATSVNTLPQRVEFPFSLINTPSFHPPNLPPLHNEILPGWVLYNNIYTVMRNQSKYLKRNKARRNVFTYEVFRPDIVDLMVLARDALVNISETRELYTGKEIKGLGKNFLTEENRLKAIESYNFYIEYYCLLSLLEVASDCVARGDTGSLREIAPLSGNSRWEHARGILISGGYPERTVKENLERLIEMKDKIASDTERSKFRDDQRGSRIIDDYACAHEPACYDSFVKEMWAKVSESKAQIEKILAALQNITG
- a CDS encoding M23 family metallopeptidase translates to MKKEKTILIVPPRGTPAKAIKIRLSVAVAFMVLVTIGFAGYFIPFNSFTLNIVEQNQQKNLTDQNRALLQRVLSSLKLLNNLKEQVARLEDKRQTVLKAGTTSDQFEHVEDRKIDFSRMQADELLRYAEIQESKLEKFISFASNKENFFNHVPVIYPVAGSPIISRRFGSSKDPFSDTEKWHYGTDFVAEEGTDVISTASGTISRVENHPVWGRRVYIDHGEYQTVYAHLGKVSVIKGKRVKRGDVIGTVGMSGLSTGPHVHYEIWYKESAVNPEKYFFHDIGNSLQYARSQ
- a CDS encoding serine/threonine protein kinase, encoding MGNLPKENPESWHLKIGDQVKNPYQKQDLPLPKIGDKIGPNKVQLLIGEGGSATVYKAWHEGLEVVRAVKVLKNYNDKEAKERFLTEAKIMSDIHHPNIVEIHNIGYVNQLIPFLEMEFVDGVSVKNLIIQNTRLPLAVALSVTYFVCQALHYAHIKDYTIYGKIYRGLIHRDIKPDNIVVSRDGIVKLMDFGIARPSEVSLHTVGAKIMGTMVYLSPEQLNGKTLDHRSDIFSLGTVLYDMITGSRAFPQKTLSELVQKKTKGQYRPIDTYGLPIPKELVNTINKSLALEPQDRFANAADFGHELFAILRMISDRAPADIVSRYMNDPASIAHWIPKRKKLSINMILGVAAGVVLAATILAIMLL
- a CDS encoding class I SAM-dependent RNA methyltransferase — its product is MSSAGFPQLEESKPVLTPRGLERRLKRHLFKAPQDYLAVTTPGFEYITAKELTGINADVKNRISGGVEFSGGLDLVYSANLRLRTANRVLMRIGSFTSRSYPELYNKAKRISWELYVGFNNEVSFSVSSHNSRLHHSENISDAVYDAIKEEMGKLGLEVKKSRESPLRFFLRLSDDICTISIDTSGELLYKRGYRREVGHAPIRETTAAALLIESQWEKYPLLVDPLCGSATFMMEAALMAYNRAPGICRDFAFSTWPCFSESKWERLKREARQEERKNHKLQLFASDISSEAIRASEENLKNLVLEGAVKLSRQDCLSFKPESEKKGLIISNLPYGKRVGAGVEIREFYRMFGVHLRSHFSGWNYGLVVADAEFEKIAGLERKKEIRFVNGGLKVRFVQGRVG
- a CDS encoding DNA polymerase II yields the protein MMTDSQSISCFLLNYSFRDFRGHFEIILYAVSESGSPVRIVIDHYRPLLFIPAFSDYPVKIPVERKKLPMKAMDGTAVDCLYFQSQSSFLDCIKDLKSRGNIIYESDIHPVDRYLMERFVNGGFEARGILSQKGNTLTMHNPVIRGTEVKPVLKVMSIDIETDVSSDRIYSIASFGCGGEAVFIEGDGQNRNPIWFCKDEKELLASFFRHLQKNDPDVIIGWNVIDFDLRIIQQRCRVLSLPFDMGRDPGARIVENQSGAKWTARLPGRVVMDVPVMLRAFFHKFEEYSLDFVASEMLGETKDITLTGREKIAEINRQFQTEKEALARYNLKDARLTKEIFDKAGLLPGTIERSKLSGHLLDRTGGSIAAFDYLYLPRLHRKGFVAGDSADIFSSPDPLPGGFVLEPVPGIYENVLVLDFRSLYPSIISTFKIDPLGYLEKSSDRVNTPAGTSFSATNYILPEIIENLLDARSAAKKDNNPYLSQAIKILMNSFYGVLGAKGCRFFSPELASTITKTGQYIFKTTVSHISSSTPCKVIYGDTDSLFVLLGPGFEKEADQIGSSLSTEITSWLSEHLKETFNVNSRLKLEYENHFRYFLMPAIRGTNQGSKKHYCGSITEGSGFRLVFKGMESARSDWTELAKEFQHELVSRVFSGKELDQYVNEIVLKVKSGAVDNKLIYKKRLRKQVEEYMVNIPPHVQAAKLLESPPHLVKYCITIDGPQPLQKLTSPLDYNHYIDCQLKPVADSILELTGTNFDKITSGQQDLFEYI